Below is a genomic region from Escherichia ruysiae.
GGAACTCTCTTTCAGATCCATGCCCAGCACCAGCGCCTGACCAGAGGTCGGCACCAGCAAACCGCACATCATCTTAAAGGTGGTCGATTTACCCGCGCCGTTTGGCCCCAGCAAACCAAAAATCTCCCCACGTTTAACGGCAAAGTTGACGTGATCGGTGGCGGCAAAATCACCAAATTTTTTGGTCAGTTCTTTCGCCTCGATCACCGTTTCGTCCGGTGTGCCTTCTACCGTATGTAATATTGCGCCCAGCGGCGATTCCGAGGTTCCGGCACCGCCGAGCAAATCAATAAACGCATCTTCAAAACGTGGTGTGGTTTCGTTGATGTTGATTTCTGGCATCCCGTCGGCGCGACGAATATCGTCTGGTGTGGCCTCTTTTTTGAGGATCAGGCGCACGGATTTCCCCTGAATCATGCCGTCGCTGACCTGTGGCAGTTTCAATGCTCGTTGCAACAGTTTGCGGTTGCCTTCGTGTGGACTGGTCATCAGAAAACTGCGTCCGGCCATGGTTTGTGTCAGGGCTTTTGGTTCTCCCTGATACAGCAACTCGCCTTCGTTCATCAGCAACACGTCACGGCACTGCTCGGCTTCGTCGAGATACGAGGTGCTCCAGAGGATCAGCATCCCTTCGCCTGCCAGCTCATGTACCATCTGCCACAGTTCGCGCCGTGAGATAGGGTCAACGCCGACGCCGGGTTCATCGAGCAGCAACACTTTCGGTTCGCCCACCAGGGTACAGGCCAGCCCGAGTTTTTGTTTCATTCCGCCTGAGAGCTTACCCGCCAGGCGCCCGGTAAACGGGCCAAGAGACGTAAACTCCAGCAGGCGAGCAAAAGTCTGTTTACGTGCTTCACCGGTGACGCTGCGTAAATCCGCGTACAAATTGAGGTTTTCCATCACCGTGAGATCTTCATACAGACCGAATTTCTGCGGCATATAGCCGAGCACCGCGTGCAGCGCAGCGTCGTTTTTGATCGGATCAAAACCGATAACTGTGGCCCTGCCGCTGTCAGGTTTCAGCAACCCGGCCAGCATCCGCATCAGCGTGGTTTTGCCCGCGCCGTCCGGCCCTACCAACCCCGTCACATAACCAGCGTGAACGGTGCAGTCGAGCGGCGCGACGGCGGGCTTATCCATGCCCGGAAAGCGTTTTTCCAGGCCGTTCAGCGTGATAACGGCATCATTCATGTCCTGCCTCGTCACCGAATTGCACCGTCACTGGCATTCCCTGGCGTAACGCATCATCGGCGTCGGTCACCACAATACGCAGGCGATAGACGAGGTCGGTACGCAGATCCGGCGTTTCGACGGTTTTCGGGGTAAATTCAGCGGTTGGCGAAACGAAACCAATCTGCCCGTGATAGGGCTTGTCCGGGCGACCATCGGTATAGAGCAGCACTTTGCGCCCCGGCTGGGCCTGGTCAAGATTACGTTCGTCAACATAGGCACGCACCCACACCGGACGAGTTAGTGAAACGGTAAACACCGTGCCACCTTCATTGAGAACCGTGCCTGGCTCCACCGCGCGCGTTAACAGCGTGCCATCAGACGGGGCTATCAACGTTGAGTCCTGTAAATTCAGCTCCGCCTGCGCCAGTTGCGCCTGTGCCTGTTCGAGGCTGGCTTTTGCCTGGGCGATATCCTGTTCACGGTTACCGGAACGGTACTGACGTAATTTATCCTGAGCTGATTTCAGCGTTGCCTGCGCCTGGTCGCGCGAGGAGCGGGCATTTTCCAGGTCATTTGCCGAAATGGTGCGGCTTTTCCACAACCCTTGCTGACGGTTATAGAAGTTCTGCGCATAGTCATACGCGGCTTGCGCTTGTTTCACCGCTGCGGCGGCCTGAGCGATTTCTTCATCGCGATACCCGGCAAGCATCAGGTCGTACTGCGCCTGTGCCACCGAAACGCCTGCTTTCGCCTGCATCAGGGCAATCTCATACGGCTTATGATCCAGTTCGCCCAGAACCTGGCCCGCTTTGATCGCATCACCTTCGTCTACTGCCAGCGACTCAACACGACCACCGACACGGAAGCTTAGATTCACGGTGCGAATATCCACATTGCCATACAGCGTCAGGCCGTTATCCTGGCGGCTTTGATACCACCAGTAGCCTCCGGCAACCACGGCGGCAAGTACCACTACCGCCAGTCCAATCACGACAGGTTTTTTCATCACTACAAACTCCTTTGCGATAATCCTTGCAAAATCAGGTCGATATGACAGGTCACCGTCTGGTTGATCAGTTCGGTCTTTTCTTCATCGAACGCGGTCCAGCCGGTACGTAACAGAATTGTTTCTTTGCCAAGACGGAACGCCAGAATCTCACCAATCAACGCATGGGTATGAAGGATCATGCGGGTATCGTTGGCGTCGCAGCCGGTCCAGGCGGCAATCAGGCGTGTCAGGTGGCTGTGTAGCGGGCTAATCACCTGTTCGTGCACCAGGTGATAGGCTGCCGTAGGAGAGAGCTGCTCACGGGAGATAAACTTACTGAGGTTGACGGTGTCATCCTGGGTGAGCAGCTTAATCATGTTCCTGCAGGCGCGAAGGATCAGTTCGCGGATGGCAGCCCGATCAGGCTGTGGTTGCGCGAACAAACGTTCGGCTTCTTCGGCGTGCGGACGGAACTGCTCGCCAATAAAATCGGCAATCCACTGGGCGCAGGCGAGGTACAAATCTTCTTTCGAACCGAAGTAGTAGGTGATGGCAGCGATATTCTGCCCGGCCTGGGCGGCTATCTCGCGGGTGGTGGCGTTCATTCCATATTCACCAAACTGTGCCAGTGCAGCAGCAATCAGCTGCTTTTTCGCCTGTTCACCTTTGGTTGTCATGGCAGGACTATTCATAGCACAGCCCATTCTTAATCAAATGATTGATTAAGATTATGACTCATTTTTCGCGTTGTCCAGTATGGCTAAGAATTTGAGCAACGTCAGTCACAGGGATAATTTATGCGCTGCGTCACAAAAACTGCTACACTCCGCTCCCTCATGACATTGTGGTTTTTGTCATTTTCCTTTTCAGTATCTCCCTGAAAACTACACCGGTAACGGTCGGGGCGGTTCGGAGTAGTTATGTCTTTCGATTCTTTGGGTTTAAGCCCTGATATCCTGCGCGCCGTTGCCGAGCAAGGTTACCGTGAACCCACCCCTATTCAGCAGCAGGCGATCCCTGCGGTGCTGGAAGGTCGCGACCTGATGGCCAGTGCCCAGACCGGCACCGGCAAAACAGCGGGCTTTACGCTGCCGCTGTTGCAACACCTGATTTCCCGCGAGCCGCACGCCAAAGGGCGTCGTCCGGTGCGCGCGCTCATTCTTACCCCGACCCGTGAACTGGCGGCGCAGATTGGTGAAAACGTCCGTGATTACAGCAAATACCTGAACATTCGTTCGCTGGTGGTGTTTGGTGGCGTCAGCATTAACCCGCAGATGATGAAGCTGCGTGGCGGTGTTGATGTGCTGGTGGCAACGCCGGGGCGTTTGCTGGATCTGGAACACCAGAATGCGGTGAAGCTGGATCAGATAGAAATCCTCGTCCTTGATGAAGCTGACCGTATGCTCGATATGGGCTTTATTCACGATATTCGCCGTGTGTTAACAAAACTGCCCGCGAAGCGCCAGAACCTGCTGTTCTCCGCGACTTTCTCTGACGAGATTAAAGCTCTGGCAGAAAAACTGCTGCATAACCCGCTGGAAATCGAAGTTGCACGCCGCAATACCGCCTCTGAGCAGGTAACCCAGCACGTTCACTTTGTCGATAAGAAACGCAAACGGGAATTGCTGTCACACATGATTGGTAAAGGCAACTGGCAGCAGGTGCTGGTGTTTACCCGTACCAAACATGGCGCTAACCATCTGGCTGAACAATTAAATAAAGATGGCATTCGCAGTGCGGCGATCCACGGTAATAAATCGCAAGGTGCGCGTACCCGTGCATTGGCCGATTTTAAATCGGGTGATATTCGCGTGCTGGTGGCGACTGATATCGCCGCGCGTGGCCTGGATATCGAAGAGTTGCCACACGTCGTCAACTATGAGCTGCCAAACGTACCGGAAGATTATGTCCACCGTATCGGGCGTACCGGTCGTGCCGCCGCCACCGGCGAAGCGTTATCGCTGGTGTGTGTTGATGAACACAAACTGTTGCGCGATATCGAAAAACTGCTGAAAAAAGAGATCCCGCGTATTGCGATTCCGGGTTATGAGCCGGACCCGTCAATCAAAGCCGAACCGATCCAGAATGGTCGCCAGCAACGCAGTGGCGGCGGTCGTGGGCAAGGTGGTGGTCGCGGTCAACAGCAGCCACGCCGCGCTGAAGGTGGAGCGAAGTCTGGTAACGCGAAACCCGCAGAAAAACCATCTCGCCGCCTCGGCGATGCCAAACCAGCAGGCGAACAACAACGTCGCCGCCGTCCGCGTAAACCTGCCGCTGCGCAGTAATATTTTATGCCGGGCTATGCCCGGCAGCAGACTGATGACAAAGTCCCAAAAGTGCCTGGACAGTCCCCTCACCCCGACCCTCTCCCTAAAAGGCTGAGGGGGAAAACCGTACCTGTTTTTGGCTATTAAGCCAGTTTGTCAGCAATCTTATGCCGGGCTATGCCCGGCATAAGATTGCTGACAATGATGTTTCTCCCGATGCGGGAAATCCCCGCATCCGGAAAACGTTATTGCGAGCCGCTTTCCAGAAACAGAAAAACCATTACCCCTGAAAACCGAAAAATGCCACAATATTGGCTGTTTATACAGTATTTCAGGTTTTCTCATGGCATTAACCGCCGCGCTTAAAGCGCAAATTGCCGCCTGGTATAAGGCGCTTCAGGAACAGATCCCCGACTTTATTCCCCGTGCGCCGCAGCGGCAGATGATTGCGGACGTCGCCAAAACGCTGGCCGGAGAAGAAGGGCGGCATCTGGCGATTGAAGCCCCCACCGGCGTTGGGAAAACGCTCTCCTATTTGATCCCCGGCATCGCCATTGCCCGCGAAGAGCAAAAAACGCTGGTGGTGAGTACCGCCAACGTGGCATTGCAGGATCAGATTTACAGCAAAGATTTACCGCTGCTGAAAAAGATCATTCCCGATCTCAAATTTACCGCCGCTTTTGGGCGTGGGCGCTACGTTTGCCCGCGCAATCTGACGGCGCTCGCCAGCACTGAACCCACGCAACAGGATCTGCTCGCTTTTCTTGACGACGAACTGACGCCAAATAATCAGGAAGAGCAAAAACGCTGTGCAAAGCTGAAGGGCGATCTCGACACTTATAAATGGGATGGCCTGCGCGATCATACGGATATCGCTATTGATGACGATCTCTGGCGCCGTTTGAGTACCGACAAAGCCAGTTGCCTGAACCGCAACTGTTACTACTACCGCGAATGCCCGTTTTTTGTGGCTCGTCGGGAGATTCAGGAAGCGGAAGTGGTGGTGGCAAACCATGCGCTGGTGATGGCGGCGATGGAAAGCGAAGCGGTATTGCCAGACCCGAAAAACTTGCTGCTGGTGCTGGATGAAGGGCATCACCTGCCGGACGTGGCGCGGGATGCGCTGGAGATGAGCGCCGAAATCACCGCGCCCTGGTATCGGCTGCAACTGGACTTGTTCACGAAACTGGTCGCCACCTGCATGGAGCAGTTTTGCCCGAAGACGATCCCGCCGTTGGCGATCCCTGAACGTTTGAATGCGCATTGTGAAGAGTTGTATGAGCTTATCGCCTCTTTAAACAACATTCTCAATCTCTATATGCCTGCCGGGCAGGAGGCTGAGCACCGGTTTGCGATGGGCGAACTGCCTGATGAAGTGCTGGAGATCTGCCAGCGGCTGGCGAAACTGACAGAGATGTTGCGTGGTCTGGCAGAACTATTCCTCAACGATTTAAGCGAGAAAACCGGCAGCCATGACATTGTGCGCCTGCATCGGCTTATTTTGCAGATGAACCGCGCGCTGGGAATGTTTGAGGCGCAAAGCAAACTCTGGCGGCTGGCCTCGCTGGCGCAATCTTCCGGTGCGCCAGTGACCAAATGGGCGACGCGGGAAGAGCGTGACGGGCAGCTACATCTCTGGTTTCACTGCGTGGGGATCCGCGTCAGCGATCAGCTGGAAAGGCTGCTGTGGCGCAGCATTCCGCACATTATTGTCACTTCCGCGACCTTGCGTTCGTTGAACAGTTTTTCGCGTTTGCAGGAGATGAGCGGGCTGAAAGAAAAAGCGGGCGATCGCTTCGTGGCGCTGGATTCACCGTTCAACCACTGTGAGCAGGGCAAAATTGTTATTCCCCGGATGCGCGTTGAGCCTTCTATCGACAGCGAAGAGCAGCATATTGCCGAAATGGCCGCCTTTTTCCGTGAGCAGGTGGAGAGCAAAAAGCATCTCGGCATGTTGGTGCTGTTTGCCAGCGGACGGGCGATGCAGCGGTTTCTCGACTATGTGATGGATTTACGTCTGATGCTGTTAGTGCAGGGAGATCAGCCGCGCTACCGCTTAGTTGAACTGCATCGCAAACGCGTCGCTAACGGTGAACGCAGTGTACTGGTAGGTTTACAGTCATTTGCCGAAGGGCTTGATTTGAAAGGCGATCTGCTCAGCCAGGTGCATATCCATAAAATCGCCTTTCCGCCTATCGACAGTCCAGTGGTGATTACCGAAGGCGAATGGCTAAAAAGTCTTAACCGCTACCCGTTTGAGGTGCAAAGCCTGCCGAGTGCTTCGTTTAATCTGATTCAGCAGGTTGGGCGTCTTATTCGAAGCCACAGTTGCTGGGGCGAGGTGGTTATCTACGACAAACGCTTGTTGACCAAAAATTATGGCAAGCGACTACTGGACGCATTACCGGTATTTCCGATAGAGCAACCGGAAGTCCCTGAAGGTATAGTTAA
It encodes:
- the rhlE gene encoding ATP-dependent RNA helicase RhlE, yielding MSFDSLGLSPDILRAVAEQGYREPTPIQQQAIPAVLEGRDLMASAQTGTGKTAGFTLPLLQHLISREPHAKGRRPVRALILTPTRELAAQIGENVRDYSKYLNIRSLVVFGGVSINPQMMKLRGGVDVLVATPGRLLDLEHQNAVKLDQIEILVLDEADRMLDMGFIHDIRRVLTKLPAKRQNLLFSATFSDEIKALAEKLLHNPLEIEVARRNTASEQVTQHVHFVDKKRKRELLSHMIGKGNWQQVLVFTRTKHGANHLAEQLNKDGIRSAAIHGNKSQGARTRALADFKSGDIRVLVATDIAARGLDIEELPHVVNYELPNVPEDYVHRIGRTGRAAATGEALSLVCVDEHKLLRDIEKLLKKEIPRIAIPGYEPDPSIKAEPIQNGRQQRSGGGRGQGGGRGQQQPRRAEGGAKSGNAKPAEKPSRRLGDAKPAGEQQRRRRPRKPAAAQ
- the cecR gene encoding DNA-binding transcriptional regulator CecR gives rise to the protein MNSPAMTTKGEQAKKQLIAAALAQFGEYGMNATTREIAAQAGQNIAAITYYFGSKEDLYLACAQWIADFIGEQFRPHAEEAERLFAQPQPDRAAIRELILRACRNMIKLLTQDDTVNLSKFISREQLSPTAAYHLVHEQVISPLHSHLTRLIAAWTGCDANDTRMILHTHALIGEILAFRLGKETILLRTGWTAFDEEKTELINQTVTCHIDLILQGLSQRSL
- the hlyD gene encoding secretion protein HlyD — translated: MKKPVVIGLAVVVLAAVVAGGYWWYQSRQDNGLTLYGNVDIRTVNLSFRVGGRVESLAVDEGDAIKAGQVLGELDHKPYEIALMQAKAGVSVAQAQYDLMLAGYRDEEIAQAAAAVKQAQAAYDYAQNFYNRQQGLWKSRTISANDLENARSSRDQAQATLKSAQDKLRQYRSGNREQDIAQAKASLEQAQAQLAQAELNLQDSTLIAPSDGTLLTRAVEPGTVLNEGGTVFTVSLTRPVWVRAYVDERNLDQAQPGRKVLLYTDGRPDKPYHGQIGFVSPTAEFTPKTVETPDLRTDLVYRLRIVVTDADDALRQGMPVTVQFGDEAGHE
- a CDS encoding ATP-binding cassette domain-containing protein — its product is MNDAVITLNGLEKRFPGMDKPAVAPLDCTVHAGYVTGLVGPDGAGKTTLMRMLAGLLKPDSGRATVIGFDPIKNDAALHAVLGYMPQKFGLYEDLTVMENLNLYADLRSVTGEARKQTFARLLEFTSLGPFTGRLAGKLSGGMKQKLGLACTLVGEPKVLLLDEPGVGVDPISRRELWQMVHELAGEGMLILWSTSYLDEAEQCRDVLLMNEGELLYQGEPKALTQTMAGRSFLMTSPHEGNRKLLQRALKLPQVSDGMIQGKSVRLILKKEATPDDIRRADGMPEININETTPRFEDAFIDLLGGAGTSESPLGAILHTVEGTPDETVIEAKELTKKFGDFAATDHVNFAVKRGEIFGLLGPNGAGKSTTFKMMCGLLVPTSGQALVLGMDLKESSGKARQHLGYMAQKFSLYGNLTVEQNLRFFSGVYGLRGRAQNEKISRMSEAFGLKSIASHATDELPLGFKQRLALACSLMHEPDILFLDEPTSGVDPLTRREFWLHINSMVEKGVTVMVTTHFMDEAEYCDRIGLVYRGKLIASGTPDDLKAQSANDEQPDPTMEQAFIQLIHDWDKEHGNE
- the dinG gene encoding ATP-dependent DNA helicase DinG translates to MALTAALKAQIAAWYKALQEQIPDFIPRAPQRQMIADVAKTLAGEEGRHLAIEAPTGVGKTLSYLIPGIAIAREEQKTLVVSTANVALQDQIYSKDLPLLKKIIPDLKFTAAFGRGRYVCPRNLTALASTEPTQQDLLAFLDDELTPNNQEEQKRCAKLKGDLDTYKWDGLRDHTDIAIDDDLWRRLSTDKASCLNRNCYYYRECPFFVARREIQEAEVVVANHALVMAAMESEAVLPDPKNLLLVLDEGHHLPDVARDALEMSAEITAPWYRLQLDLFTKLVATCMEQFCPKTIPPLAIPERLNAHCEELYELIASLNNILNLYMPAGQEAEHRFAMGELPDEVLEICQRLAKLTEMLRGLAELFLNDLSEKTGSHDIVRLHRLILQMNRALGMFEAQSKLWRLASLAQSSGAPVTKWATREERDGQLHLWFHCVGIRVSDQLERLLWRSIPHIIVTSATLRSLNSFSRLQEMSGLKEKAGDRFVALDSPFNHCEQGKIVIPRMRVEPSIDSEEQHIAEMAAFFREQVESKKHLGMLVLFASGRAMQRFLDYVMDLRLMLLVQGDQPRYRLVELHRKRVANGERSVLVGLQSFAEGLDLKGDLLSQVHIHKIAFPPIDSPVVITEGEWLKSLNRYPFEVQSLPSASFNLIQQVGRLIRSHSCWGEVVIYDKRLLTKNYGKRLLDALPVFPIEQPEVPEGIVKKKEKAKSPRRRRR